The window aaaaataaaaccatATCCAAATGGTGCCATCCTGCACATTTCACATGCCACCTATGCTTAGCTACCTGGAATGCAAGGCAAACTAGCCTAAAAGAAatgtttgcaaaaaaaatgacTCACAAGGGGATCGGACCACATCTGGTATCAGATTCAGGTCCGATCCCCTGCGTCGCCCACCATGGACGGCGTGATCATCGGTCATCTCACCGGGATGGTGGAGGCCATGACTCACAAGGCTGCAGCCCTTGAGGAACGCCTCATAGCTCTGGAGGAGAGGTTGCCTCCTACTCCACTTCCATGGTCGCCACCCACGCCGATGTGGCCGCCGACGGCGCCCCTGGCACCGGTCGCGTGGCCGCCCTCGACACCCGTAtggtcgccgccgtcgctgcccgtctggtcactgccgccgccgcccgtgtgCCCGCCACCATCCACACCCGGGtggccgccgacggtggccctTGCGCCGGGTGAGTGCCTGCCGCCTTCCCCCATCGCGGCGACTTCGCACGAGTTGCCGGCCACACCACCATCGTCTCCTTGCGGCGGCCCGATCCAGCCACTTCTCGAAGGGGGGAGCGAGCCGTCGATACAGATCGGGCCTGTAGCCGCTTCCGCGGCTAAATCCACTGCGTCCAAGCCGGAAGACGCCGCACAGATCGGGGCTGGTGGGGAAGACCTCAGCCTCCAGCTCCCACATCTCCTGGGCGGCAGCACGACCCCCCTCCATGACGGCGCTGGCCTGATGTTCCTTCTCCTCGGGGGCAGGGGCAGCGAGCCAGAAGTGGGAGAGAAGGGCTACGGAGCCATAACGCCCTGTGCACATGGTGGTGCCCAACGTTTGGACTGGAGCACTGCTCACGTGATTGCTGTGGTGGGTGCAGCTCCTGAGATGGCCACTCTCCTTCCCCTTGCTGCATGTGGATGGGGCCCTCCAAGTGGTGACCAAGCTTCCAAATGGGTGCAGTTGCAGCCGCCTAGTGCTCCTCCAGTCCACACACTGTCTAGCGCCACCGCTTTCCGCTACCGGCCACCGCGAGGACGTCTCCGCTGGTCGTGGTCCCAATTAATTCCAGGTGGCCGTACCTATGCACCCCTCTCATTCCGATGGTCTCCATGGGATCCAGGCGGCTACAGGCGTGCAGGTCCAGCACGCGGAGGGTGTCCGCCGTATCTTCAGGAGTCGTCAAAAATAAAGAGTCACAGTCTATTTAAAATAAGCCGAGATGTAAAAGGCTTGTTCTTAGGAGTTCGGTTTGCGTCTAGTGGAGTCATTGTTAGTGTCATCGTTAGCTTGCAGCTTGAGGACAAGCTGCATGTCCAGGTGGGGTGTagtgttagaggagtcaagggcctattgggccttagcctattagggttaattagtcgcttgcttaggggttaagtaaacctctctatataaggagaggagatgtatcaatctaatcaagcaagagattagaaggaaatcccttctctcttgccggccgtgggcgaaGCCCCGCGGCCGGCCCTTTCCAGCGCCCCTACAGACCtagacgccgccgcgccgtgaaCAGTACCCGCGCGTACTGTAGCACCGCGGTACTGTAGCGCGCCAGCAGCCAccaccctctccctctctcacgaTCTCAATCCCAACAACAGCACAGCAGCCCCTATCTTCCTCCCCAATCCCTCGATCCAACAACGTCCATAACAAAACCATATCCAAATGGTGCCATCCTGCACATTTCACATGCCACCTATGCTTAGCTACCTGGAATGCAAGGCAAACTAGCCTAAAAGAAatgtttgcaaaaaaaatgttgGTGCTACTGCAAAAGAAAAATACCTCCGACCAGCCAACATTCTGGCCATGTTGCCGTTGTTGTTCGTCACAAACACATTGCTCTGATCGCAGACAACGAAATCAAGGGCAGCCATGCGAGAAGAGAATGGCAAGAACGGTTCCAGCTCTTCTTTGCTTGCCAGTATCTCCTTTGAGTAAAAATTTGGGAAAAGTGCCTTCAGTGGTGCCAAAGTTTCCTCTCCACCATACACATCTCCTGATGCAACATAAATGTGTACACCCCTTCCAAATCCTAAAGCCCTCAGCATTAATCCAACCTCCTCCGGTGTTAGGGGGCACTTGCCATGGCGCCGTTCTCTGTCAGAATTGGCTTCCTGCATAGAGCAAACATGAAAATATTGCTCATCAAAACTAGAAGAAATGTCACATGATCACAATCAAACGTAATTTCTTACATGCAAAGTCTTCCATCTCTTACGTATTGTGCCCAACTCTCTTCTCTCTGTTTCCCCACCTCCAAAGTAGCATCCCGAGAAGGCAAGCATGTCAGGCTCAAATCTGAACAGTGCAGACAAGGTCAGATGCAGATCTAATTGGATAGCAGTAGAGCAGTGTGCAGATGGCTAAAAACATTACCTTAAATGAAGAGCGATAAAGCGCCCGCCGCTTTTCTCTCTCATTCTCTGAACAAGAGTTTCACCCATTTTATGTATTGTATCAGTGAATCGCAATGCGTGATAATTGACTCTACATCTCAGTTTTTGAAGATAAGTTTCTAACCGATTCGAAACCCGGTAATCGAATTTGGTTAATTGAACCACCTGAACATTCATATGTCAATAAAAATTCAGCTATGCCATAAATAGTTGTGAAACTGAATCAGATAACATATAGTCACATAGAATCCTGAAACCATAGGACTTACATTTTTCTTCAAAAGAGCAGGCAGCACTCGGTTATCATAGCATAAGGGTGTACATTTCCTAGGGACGCGTATCTTGTATGGGAGAGATTTTTTGCTGATCGTATCAGGTAGTTGCTGTATGATCTTTACGTCTTTTGAGAGGGAGGATATGAAGTAATGAGCATCAAAGATATCAGAAAAATCACTGCAAAAACGAACAAAGTTAGCAAATGTGCTCCATGCCTTCAGCACGATGAATAACTGGACAGTGGAGGCTAAGTATGCAACCTTGAATCTTCCCAGAAAGATTTCTGATCGAGCTTTGGTATAACAAGAGTTGCTTTTAGAATGCGTGCTGCAACAACAGCATCTATAAtctgaaaataaaagaaagaatgAAGTGCAGGGTCTACCACACCGCTGCAATCTCTAAATTGGGAAGAATGTACATAGTGGTGCCATCCAATTGTTAAAAAATACAAGCAAAGTGAGCTAGCAAAATTTACCAGTC is drawn from Panicum virgatum strain AP13 chromosome 1N, P.virgatum_v5, whole genome shotgun sequence and contains these coding sequences:
- the LOC120656763 gene encoding protein ROOT HAIR SPECIFIC 17-like isoform X2, which gives rise to MGSRRRRRYHGGCAAPGVACWAVALLLLMLAFHCVLSPPLGDGGRNDPSRPQSPTFVSNNLGELRRNVLAMGTNAQASNVLGDGSKMGEELWDSGAGNDFYGCSNASTEFAGAEANTESNRYLMIEASGGLNQQRTGIIDAVVAARILKATLVIPKLDQKSFWEDSSDFSDIFDAHYFISSLSKDVKIIQQLPDTISKKSLPYKIRVPRKCTPLCYDNRVLPALLKKNVVQLTKFDYRVSNRLETYLQKLRCRVNYHALRFTDTIHKMGETLVQRMREKSGGRFIALHLRFEPDMLAFSGCYFGGGETERRELGTIRKRWKTLHEANSDRERRHGKCPLTPEEVGLMLRALGFGRGVHIYVASGDVYGGEETLAPLKALFPNFYSKEILASKEELEPFLPFSSRMAALDFVVCDQSNVFVTNNNGNMARMLAGRRRYFGHKRTIRPNTRKLNSLFLNRTSMSWDRFASEVQTFQKGFMGEPNEVEPGRGGFYEYPLDCICKKSKARTEHKDTTDIMENHLAGREDCDLDFLEHTPLPAGSSNETESDYSHGNGLDIPEIDDVISD
- the LOC120656763 gene encoding protein ROOT HAIR SPECIFIC 17-like isoform X1, translated to MGSRRRRRYHGGCAAPGVACWAVALLLLMLAFHCVLSPPLGDGGRNDPSRPQSPTFVQSNNLGELRRNVLAMGTNAQASNVLGDGSKMGEELWDSGAGNDFYGCSNASTEFAGAEANTESNRYLMIEASGGLNQQRTGIIDAVVAARILKATLVIPKLDQKSFWEDSSDFSDIFDAHYFISSLSKDVKIIQQLPDTISKKSLPYKIRVPRKCTPLCYDNRVLPALLKKNVVQLTKFDYRVSNRLETYLQKLRCRVNYHALRFTDTIHKMGETLVQRMREKSGGRFIALHLRFEPDMLAFSGCYFGGGETERRELGTIRKRWKTLHEANSDRERRHGKCPLTPEEVGLMLRALGFGRGVHIYVASGDVYGGEETLAPLKALFPNFYSKEILASKEELEPFLPFSSRMAALDFVVCDQSNVFVTNNNGNMARMLAGRRRYFGHKRTIRPNTRKLNSLFLNRTSMSWDRFASEVQTFQKGFMGEPNEVEPGRGGFYEYPLDCICKKSKARTEHKDTTDIMENHLAGREDCDLDFLEHTPLPAGSSNETESDYSHGNGLDIPEIDDVISD